The DNA window CACCGTGGTGCCTTTTGGCGACGACGCCTACTACCGCGCCCGTCCCACCCTGGCCGTGCCGCAGAAGGACGTGCTGCGGATCACCGACGACCTCGGCCTGCACCCGGGGCTCGCTCCGCTCAAGGAGCTCTACGACCGCGGCGCCATGGCCATCGTGCAGGGCGTCGGGTATCCCAACCCCAGCCGCTCCCACTTCAGGTCGATGGAGATCTGGCACACCGCCGATCCGGAGGGGCGCATCGTCCGCTATGGCTGGATCGGCCGGTACTTCGACAGCAACTGTCCGGTGTGTGAGCGCCCCACAGTCGGGGTGAACATCGGTCCGGCCATGCCGCTGGCGTTGCAGGCGGAAAGCGGTGTGGGCGTCAGCCTGGAGAACCCCGAAGCCTTCCAATGGGTGGCCGGCTTCGACGGAATCGGCGCGAAGGAAGAGCTGGAGCTCTTCCGCCTGCTCAACGCCCCGGCGCCCAACGAACCCGGGACAATCGACTTTCTGCGCCACACGGCGATGAACGCCTACCTGTCGAGCGAGCAGGTCCGTGGCGCGGTCGGCGCTTACAAAGGCGGCATTGAGTATCCAAACACGCCGTTTGCGGCCAGCCTCCGCCTCATCGCGCAGATGATCGCGGGCCGCCTCGCCACCAAGGTGTACTACGCGCACCTGACGGGGTTCGACACCCACAGCGCCCAACGCGGGGTCCATGAGAACCTGCTGGAACAGCTGGCGGGAGGGGTGGCCGCGTTCTACCGGGATCTGGAGGCGCAGGGGAACGCCGAGCGGGTGCTGGTGCTCGCCTTTTCCGAGTTCGGTCGGCGCGTCGCCGAGAACGGCAGCCGCGGTACGGACCACGGCACCGCGGCGCCGATGTTCCTCTTCGGGAAAGGACTCAAAGGCGGCCTCTACGGTCGGCAGCCCAGCCTGACCGACCTCGCGGACGGCGATCTCAAGCACGCCATCGACTTCCGCTCGGTGTACGCCACCGTGCTGGACCGCTGGCTGGGCGCCGACCCGCAGAAGATTCTCGGCCACAACTTCGAGCGGGTCGGGTTCCTCTAGGCTCAGGCGCCCCAGGTCATGCGGAGCACCCGGACCCAGTTGGCGTGGGCCAGTTTGCGCAGGTCTTCTCCGGTGTACCCGCGGGCGGCGAGTGCCCCCATGAGCCGGGGCAGGCCGGTCGCATCGCCGATCTCGGCGGGGATGATGGCCCCGTCGAAGTCCGACCCGAAGGCCACGCCGTCGATGCCCATGCGCTGCACCAGGTAATCGATGTGCTCCACCAGGCGCAGGATGGGCGTGTTGCGGTCGCGTCCGCCGTCGGCGCGCAGAAACCCCACATGGAAGTTCACGCCGACCACCCCGCCGCTGTCGCGGATGGCGTCCAGCTGCCGGTCGGTGAGATTCCGCGGCGACGGGGTCAGGGCGTAGGCGTTGGAGTGCGTGGCCACCAGCGGGGCGTCGCTGATCGCGGCCACGTCCCAGAACCCCCGCTCGGTGATGTGGGAGAGGTCGATCATGACCCGCCGCCGGTTGAGCTGTCGGATGAGCCGCCTGCCCAGGTCGGTCAGTCCCGGCCCGGTATCCGGCGGGTGGGGGAACTTGAACGGCACGCCCTGGGCGAAGCGGTTGCGGCGGGCGTGGGTGAGACCCACCGAGCGCAGGCCGGCGGCATAGAATACCTCGAGGGCGTGGCCCTCGGCGTCCAGAGGTTCGGCGCCCTCGAAGTGCAGGACCATGGCGAAGATGCCGGCTTCAAGGCAGTGCTGCAGTTCCGCCGCAGTCCGGACGATGCGGACCTGGCCCTCCGACGCCTGTTCCAGCGCCAGCAGGCGTCCCAGGTAGCCCAGGGCGGCCGACTGCGCGTATTCTAGCGCCATGGGTTCGGGCCAGCTCTTCTCGTCGCCATAGGTGCGGAGGACCACCTCGGCCTGGGCGGGATCGGTCACGGCGGTCTCCGGGAGGCCGGGATCGCGGATGTAGACGGCAAAGAAGCCGCCCCCCAGGCCTCCCTCCCGAGCCCGCGGCAGATCGATGTGTCCGACGGCGCTTCGCTCGAAGAACGACCGCCCGGTCTGCGCCAGGCTCAAGACGGTGTCGTTGTGCCCGTCGAAGATCGGCGGATAGGTTGACGACGGCATAGGCAGACTCCTCCGCAACCGAGCCCTGGGTCGTCTGTACACTATGCTGTGGACCGCGCCGATCCTTCAATCCGACCGGTGCCCTGGGGGGCAGGCCGTGTAAATTGGCGGGCAGAAGAGCCTAGGGGGAACAGCGAGGCAGACGATGGCATCGAAGTTTGTGGAGACGGCGGTCGGGGCCGCACAGCAGGCGGGGGAGCTGCTTCTGACGATGCTCCCCGAGGCCCGCGCCAGCAAGGAGATCCGCACCAAACGCACTCCCGCCGACCTGGTCACGCGGGCCGACCGGATGTCGGAAGACCTCATCGTGGGGGTCCTGCGCGCGCGCTTCCCCGATCACGGCATCCTCGCCGAGGAGGGGTCCTTCCACCCTGGCGCGGAGTACCGCTGGATCATCGACCCTCTGGACGGCACGACGAACTTCGCCCACGGCCTGCCGCTGTTCTGCGTGTCCATCGGGCTGGAACACCGGGGCCGCGTGATCGCCGGCGTTGTCTTCCACCCGCCGTCGGGCGAGCTGTTCTATGCCGACCGCGGAAAAGGCGCCTTCCTCCGCCGCGCCGGCACGGCGCAGCGGCTCCGCGTCTCACGGATCGACCGGGTCGCCCAGGCCGTCGTGGCCACCGGGTTGCCCTACGATATCCGGGACACCGGCAACAACATCGACCACATCGGGAGGTTGTGCCGGACGGCGATCGAGGTGCGCATCCTGGGCGCCGCGGCGCTGCACCTGGCCTACGTCGCCGCCGGCCGGCTCGACGCCTTCTGGGAACCCGCCCTCAATCCCTGGGATATCGCCGCCGGAGCGCTGCTGGTCGAAGAAGCCGGCGGACGCGTCACGCACATGAGCGGTACGCCCTTCGACGTGGATTGTCGCGACGTGCTCGCCTCAAACGGCTCCGTGCACGACGAGATGGTGAAGTTGCTGGGTGGCCGGTCGAGCAAGGACTAGCCGGCCAGTCTCCCGCGAGGTGCCGACCGCCTGGTCCTTTCGGTCAGGGCAAATGGACGTTTCCGCGGCGGCCCGCCTGCTGGGGCTGGCCGCGGCGATCAGGCTGGAACGGTCTTGTCGCTAGCGGATGACATCCCTGAGCACCGGGATGAGGATGGAGCCCAGGATGAAGGTGAGCAACCAGTGGAACTGCGCGCTGGTCTGGCGGCGGTGGTCCAGGAGCTCCGACCGGAGGCCGGCAATCTCGGCGCTGAGGCGCTGCTCGAGGGAGGCGAGGCGCTGCTCGAGGGAGCCAAACCGCTGGTCGATCGACCCAAAGTGCTGATCGATTGACCCGAGACGGCGGCTGATCTCCTCGTAGGCGCCCTCCAGCCGGGCCATGCGGACCTCGATGTGTTCTGCCGCCATCTCCGTTGATGATATCACTCGCCGGGGTTTGAGGCTCTGCCCTGTACGGGTCAGTGGCGGAGGCTTCATCGGTTGATGGGTGGTCACGGTTGACAGTCCGCCGGCCTGTCCGTAGGATGGCAGGTATAGACCGACGCGTCGGTCTAACCCCGCCATGGCCCGATCCACAGCGGAAGCCGCGACCAGGGACCGCATCCTGACGGCCGCCGTGGAGGTCTTCGCCCGCAAGGGCTACCACGGAGCCGGTGTCGAGGACATCGTCCAGGCTTCCAGGACCTCCAAGGGGGCCTTTTACCACTACTTCCCCAGCAAGCAGGCAATCTTCCTCACCCTCATGGACGACCTGGCCGCCCTGGTGGAGCAGAGCGTGGAGGCGGCGATTTCCTCCGAACGCGGAGCGATGGCGAAGGTGGAGGCGGCCCTGCGCGTGGTCGTGGAGACCGCCGCACGGCAGCGCGACCTGGCCAGGATCCTGCTGGTCGAGGCCGTGGGGTTGGGGCCGGAGCTCGAAGAAAAACGCCTGGAGATCCACCGCCGGTTCGCCCGCCTCATCCAGCGGCACCTCGACCGCGCGGTCCAGGAAGGCTCCATTCCGGCCCAGGACACCGCCCTTGTCTCCCAGGCCTGGATCGGCGCGCTGAACGAGCTGATCTCCCAGTGGCTTGTTTCTGGGCGTCAGCAGCTCCCTGTCCGGTTGCCCGAGCTGCGCGCTCTTCTGTTGAGGAGCATCGGGGCCAGGACAGGCGGAGGACCCTAGGGTCATGGCCGAGGCGCGGCTCGACGTGCAGACGATCCTGGCTGCGGCGCGGGGATACCTCGCGCGGCGACACGTCTGCACCTTTGCCACCAGCCAGGACGACGTGCCCTGGGCGGCCTCGGGATTCTACGTGGCGCGGGAGCTGGACATCTTCACCTGCCAGCGGAAGGACGCCCGCACCCTGGCCCAGATGCTGGCCAATCCGCGGGTCGGCTTCGCCGTGGACGATCGCACGACGGGGGCCTGGCTGCAGGCCCTGGGCACGGCCCGCCCGGCGACGACGGAGGAAGAGGCCTGGGCCCGGGAGGCGCTGCGGCGCGCCGCCCCCGAGTTCACGGCACACTTCTCCAACCCCGACTACCCGGTGCTGGCGGTGCTCGTCGGCGAGTTCACATTCATCGATCGGGCCGCGGGGATCGTCCCGCGGCAGCATCTGATTCTGGGGCCGGGGGGATGGAGGTTCGCATGAACGGAGCTTCCGGAAGTCAAAGACCGCGCATCATCCTGATGGCGGCGGCGGGGATCCTCGTCGCGGCCCTGGCCACGCCGGGAGCGGCGCTGGGCCAGAACCCGCCGCCGACAAAACTCAGAGTCGTCCACGTGCCGGTGCTCATCTTCGCCCCGCTGTACGTGGCCATCGAACGCGGCTACTTCGCGCAGCAGGGGCTGGAGGTCGAACTGGTGAGCACCCCCGGCGGCGTCTCCTCTTTCGTGGTGCTGGCCAGCGGCCGGGCGGAAGTTGTCGTCGGAGGGCTGGGCGCCGCCCTGTTCAACGCCGCGGCGCGCGGCCTCGACTTCAAGGTCGTCGGCCCCGTGCACATGGAGAAGCCGCCGGTGAGTACGCCGCTGNNNNNNNNNNNNNNNNNNNNNNNNNNNNNNNNNNNNNNNNNNNNNNNNNNNNNNNNNNNNNNNNNNNNNNNNNNNNNNNNNNNNNNNNNNNNNNNNNNNATCGTCAGCAAGAAGGCCTACGACAGCGGGCAGATCCGCGCGGTGCGCGACCTGCGGGGGAGGAAGGTCTCCGTGAACGTGCTGGGTTCGGCCACCGAGTTCTGGCTGAACGCGGCGTTGCTCCGGGGCGGCCTCTCCATGGACGACGTCCAGGTCGTGGCCGTGAACTTCCCGGAGGTGCCGGCCGCGCTGGAGAACGGCGCCATCGCCGCCGGACTGCTCGGCGAGCCGCTGGCCACACTGGCCGAGGACCGCGGGCAGATCGTGCGGTTGAGCGACGACTTCATCAACGGGGTCCAGGTCACCGCCCTGTACTACAGCGGGCGGTTCATTCGCGAGCACCCCAAGGCCGCGGTGGGGTTCATGGCCGCCTGGCTCCGGGCCAGCCGCGATCTGTCCCGGGGCGGCTACCGGCGGGACGATATCGCGGCCGTCGTCGAGAAATACACCGGCGTTCCCGCCGCGGTGGTGAAACGGGCCGCCGCCCCGGTCCACGAGCCGAACGGCCGCATGAACTTCAACGACTTCAAGCGGCTGCAGGAGTTCTTCAAGAAGCGCGGCGCCCTGACCTACGAGAGGCCCCTGGAGCCGCGCCAGTACATCGATACGTCGTTCGTGACGGAGGCGCTGAAGATCGTGGGGCCCTTCACCGCCTCCCCGTAATGGCCACAGCCGTCCGGGAGATCGTGGGACCGCCGCCCATCGCGGTGAGCGGGCTGACCCACGTCTTCCCCGGCGGGCGCGATCCCGTCACGGCGCTGGCCGACGTGTCGCTGGCGGTGCGGGCCGGCGAGTTCTGCGCGCTGATCGGCCCCAGCGGGTGCGGCAAGACCACGCTGCTGCATATCCTGGCCGGCCTGATCACGCCCACGGCGGGGACGGTCACGGTGCCCGCCCGGGCCAACGGCCGGCTCCCCACGGCGCTGGTCTTTCAGGGCGTGAGCACCCTGCCCTGGTTCACCGTGCGGGAGAACGTCGAGTACGGCCTGCGCCTGCTCGGGGTCCCGGCCGAGGTGAGGCGGGCGCGCGCGGCCCGACACCTGGAGCAGGTCGGGCTGGCCGGGTTCGCCGACGCCTACCCCCACCAGCTCTCCGAAGGGATGCGCCAGCGCGTCAGCATCGCCCGCGCCCTGGCCGTCGATCCCGACGTCCTGTTGATGGACGAGCCCTTCGCCAACCTGGACGAGCAGAACCGGCTGCTGCTGCAGGAGGAGTTGCTGCGCCTGTGGCAGGCCAGCGGCAAGACGGTCCTGTTCGTCACCCACAGCCTGGACGAGGCCCTCCGCCTGGCCGACCGCGTGCTGGTGATGACCGCGCGCCCCGGGCGGATCAAGAGCGAGGTGGCGGTACCGCTGGCGCGGCCGCGCCACTTCCGGGAGATCCGCCGTGATCCCGAGTACGGCGCCCTCAGCGCCCGCCTGTGGGACGAACTGCGGGATGAGGTGCTGAAGGCGGCAGGACGATGACCGGCCGCGTCGCCGACCGCTGGATCGCCGCGGCCTCGCCGCTGCTGCTGCTGGCGGTGTGGGAGATCCTCAGCCGCACCGGCGTCCTCGATCCGCGGTACGTCCCGCCCCCCAGCGCCGTCCTGGCCACCCTGGTCGCTCTCGCGCGCAGCGGA is part of the Armatimonadota bacterium genome and encodes:
- a CDS encoding DUF1501 domain-containing protein, which translates into the protein MIRGMTRREFIKKGMTLVAVGWTAPSFLTRTALAVNNPWDLAQVVSRPGVPDDRILVVVQMGGGNDGLNTVVPFGDDAYYRARPTLAVPQKDVLRITDDLGLHPGLAPLKELYDRGAMAIVQGVGYPNPSRSHFRSMEIWHTADPEGRIVRYGWIGRYFDSNCPVCERPTVGVNIGPAMPLALQAESGVGVSLENPEAFQWVAGFDGIGAKEELELFRLLNAPAPNEPGTIDFLRHTAMNAYLSSEQVRGAVGAYKGGIEYPNTPFAASLRLIAQMIAGRLATKVYYAHLTGFDTHSAQRGVHENLLEQLAGGVAAFYRDLEAQGNAERVLVLAFSEFGRRVAENGSRGTDHGTAAPMFLFGKGLKGGLYGRQPSLTDLADGDLKHAIDFRSVYATVLDRWLGADPQKILGHNFERVGFL
- a CDS encoding dipeptidase, whose protein sequence is MPSSTYPPIFDGHNDTVLSLAQTGRSFFERSAVGHIDLPRAREGGLGGGFFAVYIRDPGLPETAVTDPAQAEVVLRTYGDEKSWPEPMALEYAQSAALGYLGRLLALEQASEGQVRIVRTAAELQHCLEAGIFAMVLHFEGAEPLDAEGHALEVFYAAGLRSVGLTHARRNRFAQGVPFKFPHPPDTGPGLTDLGRRLIRQLNRRRVMIDLSHITERGFWDVAAISDAPLVATHSNAYALTPSPRNLTDRQLDAIRDSGGVVGVNFHVGFLRADGGRDRNTPILRLVEHIDYLVQRMGIDGVAFGSDFDGAIIPAEIGDATGLPRLMGALAARGYTGEDLRKLAHANWVRVLRMTWGA
- a CDS encoding inositol monophosphatase family protein produces the protein MASKFVETAVGAAQQAGELLLTMLPEARASKEIRTKRTPADLVTRADRMSEDLIVGVLRARFPDHGILAEEGSFHPGAEYRWIIDPLDGTTNFAHGLPLFCVSIGLEHRGRVIAGVVFHPPSGELFYADRGKGAFLRRAGTAQRLRVSRIDRVAQAVVATGLPYDIRDTGNNIDHIGRLCRTAIEVRILGAAALHLAYVAAGRLDAFWEPALNPWDIAAGALLVEEAGGRVTHMSGTPFDVDCRDVLASNGSVHDEMVKLLGGRSSKD
- a CDS encoding TetR/AcrR family transcriptional regulator gives rise to the protein MARSTAEAATRDRILTAAVEVFARKGYHGAGVEDIVQASRTSKGAFYHYFPSKQAIFLTLMDDLAALVEQSVEAAISSERGAMAKVEAALRVVVETAARQRDLARILLVEAVGLGPELEEKRLEIHRRFARLIQRHLDRAVQEGSIPAQDTALVSQAWIGALNELISQWLVSGRQQLPVRLPELRALLLRSIGARTGGGP
- a CDS encoding pyridoxamine 5'-phosphate oxidase family protein, with translation MAEARLDVQTILAAARGYLARRHVCTFATSQDDVPWAASGFYVARELDIFTCQRKDARTLAQMLANPRVGFAVDDRTTGAWLQALGTARPATTEEEAWAREALRRAAPEFTAHFSNPDYPVLAVLVGEFTFIDRAAGIVPRQHLILGPGGWRFA
- a CDS encoding ABC transporter substrate-binding protein; this encodes MNGASGSQRPRIILMAAAGILVAALATPGAALGQNPPPTKLRVVHVPVLIFAPLYVAIERGYFAQQGLEVELVSTPGGVSSFVVLASGRAEVVVGGLGAALFNAAARGLDFKVVGPVHMEKPPVSTPL
- a CDS encoding ABC transporter substrate-binding protein; translation: IVSKKAYDSGQIRAVRDLRGRKVSVNVLGSATEFWLNAALLRGGLSMDDVQVVAVNFPEVPAALENGAIAAGLLGEPLATLAEDRGQIVRLSDDFINGVQVTALYYSGRFIREHPKAAVGFMAAWLRASRDLSRGGYRRDDIAAVVEKYTGVPAAVVKRAAAPVHEPNGRMNFNDFKRLQEFFKKRGALTYERPLEPRQYIDTSFVTEALKIVGPFTASP
- a CDS encoding ABC transporter ATP-binding protein, coding for MATAVREIVGPPPIAVSGLTHVFPGGRDPVTALADVSLAVRAGEFCALIGPSGCGKTTLLHILAGLITPTAGTVTVPARANGRLPTALVFQGVSTLPWFTVRENVEYGLRLLGVPAEVRRARAARHLEQVGLAGFADAYPHQLSEGMRQRVSIARALAVDPDVLLMDEPFANLDEQNRLLLQEELLRLWQASGKTVLFVTHSLDEALRLADRVLVMTARPGRIKSEVAVPLARPRHFREIRRDPEYGALSARLWDELRDEVLKAAGR